In Papaver somniferum cultivar HN1 unplaced genomic scaffold, ASM357369v1 unplaced-scaffold_135, whole genome shotgun sequence, one DNA window encodes the following:
- the LOC113334002 gene encoding uncharacterized protein LOC113334002, giving the protein MVAQLMLFSDKWIQNPSQPLCVSYSNPNHKVAEFINHESKTWKTELIESFFTSENSLKICSMRIPISGSDTLIWPYNRNDILTVKSVYKLLANELSHNSSPNPDFDTHKALWKSQILPRTQLFIWKCFEKILPTGNKLARFNHNHDDRCKSCNSSASETIEHMMLHYFFAKNVWSNIPAVSHSVLQDSDSNNSIKNWISKWLVTKTLQDKSITFLTKAWCIWKDMCSKVFDNKHLNPQITARNALRIVGETISALTPVPVPNITNMATVNDSSFLNSISQNCLLIYCDASFDHNSNDSGVGMVAINSSGEFKGCKLVSGRSTCSEGAESVAILEAASWIKKNNFKNFYIISDAKNIMAYLNNSKGQTSWTSCSVLDDCLFILKDSLPLGFIHLRRDLNSLADIATKHSRIMKISGEWDANNYPYFLPQAVISH; this is encoded by the coding sequence ATGGTAGCACAGTTAATGCTTTTTTCAGACAAATGGATTCAAAATCCTTCCCAACCTCTATGTGTTAGTTACTCTAACCCCAACCACAAAGTTGCTGAGTTTATCAATCACGAATCTAAAACTTGGAAAACAGAGCTAATAGAGTCTTTCTTTACTAGTGAAAACAGTCTGAAAATTTGCAGCATGAGAATTCCAATTTCTGGTAGTGACACTTTAATTTGGCCTTACAATAGAAATGATATCTTAACTGTCAAATCTGTTTATAAACTGCTAGCTAATGAACTGTCTCATAATTCTAGTCCCAACCCTGATTTTGATACTCATAAGGCTCTATGGAAATCTCAAATTTTGCCCAGAACACAATTATTCATTTGGAAATGTTTTGAGAAAATTTTACCTACAGGTAACAAATTAGCTagattcaatcacaatcatgatgATAGGTGCAAATCTTGTAACTCTAGTGCTTCTGAAACCATTGAACATATGATGCTTCACTATTTCTTTGCTAAAAATGTCTGGTCAAATATTCCTGCTGTTAGTCACTCTGTTTTGCAGGATTCTGATTCCAATAACAGTATTAAGAACTGGATTTCTAAGTGGCTTGTTACCAAAACACTGCAAGATAAATCAATCACTTTCCTAACTAAAGCCTGGTGTATATGGAAGGACATGTGCTCAAAAGTGTTTGATAACAAACACTTAAATCCTCAGATTACAGCTAGAAATGCCTTAAGAATTGTGGGTGAAACTATTAGTGCTCTTACCCCTGTTCCTGTACCAAATATCACCAATATGGCTACTGTTAATGATTCTAGTTTTCTTAACTCTATTTCACAGAATTGTCTTCTTATCTATTGTGATGCTTCTTTTGACCATAATTCTAATGACTCTGGTGTTGGGATGGTGGCTATAAATTCTTCAGGTGAATTCAAGGGCTGCAAACTAGTCTCAGGAAGGAGCACATGTTCTGAAGGAGCTGAAAGTGTAGCAATTCTGGAGGCTGCAAGTTGGATTAAGAAGAATAACTTTAAGAACTTTTACATTATAAGTGATGCCAAAAACATTATGGCTTATTTGAATAACAGCAAAGGCCAAACTAGTTGGACTTCCTGCTCAGTTTTAGATGATTGTCTTTTCATTCTTAAAGATTCACTTCCTCTGGGATTTATTCATCTCAGGAGAGATCTTAATAGTTTAGCAGACATAGCTACCAAACACAGTAGAATTATGAAAATTTCAGGAGAATGGGATGCTAATAACTACCCCTATTTTCTCCCTCAAGCTGTAATTTCTCATTAG